A DNA window from Streptococcus sp. LPB0220 contains the following coding sequences:
- the rplK gene encoding 50S ribosomal protein L11, translated as MAKKVEKLVKLQIPAGKATPAPPVGPALGQAGINIMGFTKEFNARTADQAGMIIPVVITVYEDKSFDFVTKTPPAAVLLKKAAGVEKGSGTPNKTKVATVTRAQVQQIAETKMPDLNAANIESAMRMIEGTARSMGFTVTD; from the coding sequence ATGGCTAAAAAAGTCGAAAAACTTGTAAAATTGCAAATCCCTGCTGGTAAAGCTACTCCAGCTCCACCGGTTGGTCCAGCGCTTGGTCAAGCAGGTATCAACATCATGGGATTCACCAAAGAGTTTAACGCTCGTACAGCTGATCAAGCTGGTATGATCATCCCAGTTGTTATCACTGTTTATGAAGACAAATCATTCGATTTCGTTACAAAAACACCACCAGCTGCTGTTCTTTTGAAAAAAGCTGCAGGTGTTGAAAAAGGTTCAGGTACACCGAACAAAACGAAAGTTGCAACTGTAACTCGTGCACAAGTACAACAAATCGCTGAAACTAAGATGCCAGATTTGAACGCTGCAAACATTGAGTCTGCAATGCGTATGATCGAAGGTACTGCTCGTTCTATGGGATTCACTGTTACTGACTAA
- a CDS encoding DUF3397 family protein encodes MLIKVASVLFIFLTLILSGIIVHLFKLQKRGWRSTDIAFPLFALEYYLISDSAFYHSLLPLLALSLSLLALGLTIYFLKKKKCFYYPRFIKYFWRAGFLVTFLLYLILTASLFI; translated from the coding sequence ATGTTAATCAAAGTTGCTTCTGTATTATTTATTTTTTTAACGCTGATTCTGAGCGGCATCATTGTTCACCTCTTTAAACTCCAAAAAAGAGGATGGCGATCCACCGATATTGCCTTTCCTTTATTTGCCTTGGAGTACTACCTGATCTCAGACAGCGCCTTTTATCACAGCCTCTTACCGCTGCTAGCTTTAAGCCTTTCGCTTTTAGCCTTGGGGCTAACGATTTATTTCTTAAAAAAGAAAAAGTGTTTTTATTACCCTAGATTTATCAAATACTTCTGGCGTGCTGGATTTCTAGTTACCTTCTTGCTCTATCTAATTCTAACCGCTAGTTTGTTTATCTAA